CGGCTGTCATAACTGCAGCCCGGACCAAGGCGGCTAAGACGAGTCCCGGAAAAGAGACCTCTGGAACGCCGGCTGCTCCGACACCGTCCAAGGTCACCACGTCTACACGGATGCCTGGACCTAAAATGGCCCGCCCCACCTCCTCGCCCATGTGGAAGTGATTAAGGCAGACCCAACCGTTTCACGGTTATACGCCTGTATGTGCACTGAACATGAATGCGGGTATCAATGAATTAAACGGGGGAGTTCGATCAGAACTCATTCCATTGGAGAGgtcatctcctcctccttctcagACTTCTAAGTCTGTTTTACTTATTTGTTTGTCTCCCTGAACCTAGGTGGAATCTATCACCGTTGCGGTAAAAGTGCAATTAAGGACATGCCAATTACCTGAAAAGAACTGCGATGCCAACAAAACGGCTGCCACCACATCACATACTCACTGGGTTTTTTGCGTCTGGACGCTTGGCTGTACAGTTACCTTAGATGGAAATGCACTGTCTTCTGTTGTATACACTACCTCCATCCGCCGCTGACCTGTGCAGGCAACAGGGCCCTTCAAGGAGAGACTTCCCCCCGTTTACTTCCGCCAGTCCTCTGAAGTGTGTGAATCAGCCTCGTCCTCTTGGTCTTCCCACCGATCCGTTTAATCAACATATTTTAGGGTGCACTGTATGTTGAACACGGCTTGTTTGTCTTTATCGGGTTAATTGATTTAACTCTGTGACTTTCCCAAATTGTACCCCATTTCTTAGTGCACTACTGTggttcaaaaacaaaacaaagaaacactgtgtagggaataggatgccatttggggcCGAGACACTGTTCTTGAAGGTCCAACCATGTACCAACTAATTTGAGTCCTTAATGTTTTGAGTGTGAATTCCTAGAAGTGTATTTGATTAGATGCATGGATCCAGACACATGACATTAAATATTGTGACCATGGAGACTGAATTGCTAGAATACACTCTCATTTAAGTCAGAATTCTCTGATACTGTTTCTATGGTCGTGAGCTTTCATACTGAATGtttcttttcctcactgtaAGCTACCAGTCTGCCCAGTCAGCAATCAATCGGTATGATATCGAAATGATTATCttaattgatttattgattatccTCCTTGAATGTCCTCTTCGTTCTGATGCACTTTACAAAGTGGAGAGGATACCATGTTTCTAGGATACTCACTGTAATATTCTActgctgatgttgttttttttggtagGTTTATGTCAAAAAAGGTTTTAACTTAAATTGAGCGGCATGAATTGTAATCCATGGCGACATTTTTGTGAATTTGTAAATAAgagatgataaaaaaaaataaagatgaaaatcagacatggttcatttttatttacaaattacCTCATAAATGGATTGTTCCTGTTTAAATAAGTGAAGGAAATTTGTATAATTGTGTATTACTGGCCCATTTCCCTGTGCTTGCCATTGTGATGGACACAGTGCTGTTGCTTCGGTCCCAAATGGCTTCCTATCTCCTAATATAGTGTACTTACTTTCAATGAGATTTATGGGACTCAAGTAAAAAGGAAGTGCACTATAGAGTGAATACGGTGTCACTGATCACAGTATTTGTTTAGACTCGCGAGGGGCCTTATTATCCAAGCTGCTGGCTCATTATCAACTTCATGAGACTTAGCCCTTCAGAAACCCGAACTGTCCTGCTCCACTAACACCACATTGTCCTCTTTCCCTGTGCTTTGAGCAGTTGTTCGCTCTCCTCAgtctttcactctttctcttcctctctgtttggTGCTCAGCTTCACCCTACCCCCGCCCCACACTTCTCAGGCCTGTAACTGTTGTCATGGTGACAATACAGGCGTCTCAGGGAATGTCCGCGCAGAATGGGGTGAGTGgtatgagagggggagagtgggtGTAGCAACCTGGTGGGAGAGCTGTGTTTACAGGCCACATTGACGCCCCCTGACGCCAGATTTCACTGGAAGGCAAAGCAATAAACCAGTGCTCCTTTGTGTTCTCTGTTCATTCTGCTGTTGGTCCATGCTGCCCTCTTCCTGTTGTCTGCGTACTAAAAGGTAACCTATTCCCTatgaatagagtgccatttggcaTACATCAATTGTTAAACCCAGGTCAGTATTTACATGTGAGATCTGATGTCATCAATGAGCTGGCTGAAGTGAGTCAGACTCCTTTGAAGTCGCAAcctttttatgttttacacCAATTGGTTGCCGCAGACCTGACCCCTTGACCTGGAGCAGGGTAAAATGTCGCCGGGAGATGTCTGTGATGTTATCaactcaaaatgtttctttcttaCATACTGGTGCTACTGGAGGAGGTGAATATGGTCTCTATTATTAATGAGTCACGTTGGAGTCGGATTTGATTTGGACCTTTAAGTGTTCCTGAGCTGGCCTATTTTTTGCTAATACCTGTTGTGCTTCCATGGGACGGGGGAAAAATGTGAATGACTAACAGCTGAGCCATGAAtcttaaggggggggggggggtcttgaaATCAACCCCCATTGATGACTCAGTGTCTGACAACAATATTGTGCTAAGGGCAAAATATTTCAACTGACATGGCTTGTCTCTTTTAGTTTAGCCCTGCTGGTTACTCCTAATTCCTCTTGTCACTCACTGTCCACCAACATTTATGAACTTGAATTCATGTGGATCGTGTGTTACAAAGTTTACAGACTGAAATGTACAATGTACCTACACGTATCCCCAGTGAAGGCGTGTTAATAATTAGTTTGTTCTTGCCATGGTAATTGGTAGCACTGTGTACAATCTGGGCTGCGTGCAATGATGTAAGATGAAAACGCTTCGTTTTAGCTGTCGTTCAAAGGGtcacttttttttaatggataGGACTATTGACAAATGCCTGTAGGCTTACATGTTGACATGATCGTACTTATTATTGCATTATGATCTGTTGCCTAGTGATCTTATCCCACTTAAACCAACCACCTTGTaaatgtacactaccattcaaaagtttggggtcactattTATTGTCCATTAaagtaacatcaaattgatcagaaataaagTGACTATTATAGCTAGAAACGTCAGATTTTTAATAGAATACCTACATAGGTATAAGCGGGCCCattatcattagaaaacctttttgcaattgttagcacagctgaaaactgtcgtgctgattaaagaagcaatataaCAGGccatctttagactagttgagtatctggagcatcagcaattgtgggttaaATTACAGGCTGAACATGAAACAAAGACCTTTCTTCTGacacttgtcagtctattcgttgttctgagaaatgaaggccatTCCACGTGTGATATTGCCATggaactgaagatctcatacatcgctgtgtactactctctTCACCAAACagactggctctaaccagaatagatgGAGGAGTGTGAGGCCTCGGTTTGCAACTGAGCAAAATAACAAATACcttatttgttttatgtgtAAGAGGAGTgtcaagtttgagaaacagtcacctcacaggtcctcgactggaagcttcattaaatagtacccacaaaacaccagtctcaacatcaacggTGAAGtggcaactctgggatgctggccttctaggcagagttgcaaagaaaaagccatatctcagatcGGCCAATAAAAAGGGgacaatgaccttaagcacCGCTCCAAACTGTGCAAgaattatttagggaagaagcaatcagctggtattctgtctataatggagtggccagcacattCCCCCGGATCTCAAccttattgagctgttgtgggagcagcttgaccgtatgatacgtaagaagtgcccatcaggTCAAtgcaacttgtgggaggtgcttcaggaagcatgggctgaaatctcttcagactacctcaacaaattgacaactagaatgctaaaggtctgcaaggctgtaattgctgcaaaaatAGGATTCTGTGACGACAGCCAAGTTTGAAGGACACCATAattatttctattaaaaaacattattcctaaccttgtcagtgactatatttcctgtttattttactgtatttcctattcaaactcatttcctTTATGTTTTCATagcaaacaaggacatttctaagtgattcTTTTGAATGTTAGTGTACTTTGCACGGGTACTAGATATAGTCACTTTGTAAACATTATTGTTTAAACTCCTTTTGTTAACAATGTTCTGTCTTTTGTGTTTATGATTACTGTTTATTCCTATATTTTACTTTAATGCTGCATTATTGGCCTTTCAGTGTTAGCCTACACCTGTGTTTACAAAGCATGGGACAAATAAACAGATTATCTGACTTGTGTCTTGTCACTAGCTTTCATTTGTTTGGGAAATGTGGACACCTATTTTATGTTATCGATATAATagaacaatacatttaacaataaatataaaatacgtcccacaatatatttatttgcatcCCCGACAGCAAACCGTGCAGGTAATGCTACCAAAATAGCTATAGAAGTTAAGTATATAGCTTCATGGATTAAAGTGCCATCTAGCGTCTAAATGACCGCTTATCCAATTCAAGGACGATattaagaaggaaaaaaaaaaatacaacaaccaAGATGCCGTTGTCTACGTTCTGCGTCGTGGGCGTTTGCGAAAATTCCCCGGATGCGGTTGTGATTGACTCTACACTGCAAGTTGAGCGCGAGTTGAGAGGTGATAAGAttaacaaaactttttttttatgtggataAGTATTGTAACCCATTGGTATGCTTGTAGGTTTGCCAAGGCATTGCTAGTTGTGGATCGTAgctttttcagttgtttttagTAACTGGAAACTTTGAGAAAGTCGACATGCTAGCTTACTAGCATATTTAGCTTTCTGCTGTAACGTTAGTTCCTTAGCTTTCCATCTAGTTGGCTGGCTAACGTAGAGTACGCCCAAAAGTTGACTAACTAGGATAgcaatgttgttattgttttctaactTACTTAGGCCTTACAGTCTATCGTACAGGAATCATTGTACTTAACTGGTACTTAATTGGAGGAAATACTTGAATAGATTTTAAATGAGGAATCAAAACAAACTTTAGTGCTTTTCTATTCTGGTGATGGTTTCTGTTTCTGTGGACTTTGAGTCACGCTTTACGAGATTTGAGGAAACGGTTCAGTACAAACATAACTAACATTTACTCTATTCGTTTTTTTCCTCACCATCTGTACTCGCGTCGTCTTtcccttccccccccccccccctcatccgACCCTTTTCTCCCCCCTCATCCGACCCTTTTCTCCCCCCTCATCCGACCCTTTTCCCATTGTCACCAGTCTGCAGCCTGTGTGGTACTGTAGGTGGCTCCCAGGAAGACGACAAGCAGGATGCAGACCATAAAGTGTGTAGTGGTGGGGGACGGTGCCGTGGGTAAAACCTGCCTCCTCATCTCCTACACTACTAACGCGTTCCCTGAGGAGTACATCCCTACTGTGTTTGACAACTACAGTGCCCAGGTACCATAAATGTATGGCTGTATTTaaacgtgtctgtctgtgcgagTGTATATTTACGCGCGtgcatgtatgtacagtatctcacaaaagtgagtacacccctcacatttttgtatatatttgattatatcttttcatgtgacaacactgaagaaatgacactttgctacaatgtaaagtagtgagtgtacagcttgtataacagtaacatttgctgtcccctcaaaataaatcaacacagccattattgtctaaaccgctggcaacaaaagtgagtagacccctaagtgaaaatgtccacattgggcccaattagccattttccctccctggtgtcatgtgacttgttagtgttacaaggtctcaggtgtgaatggggagcaggtgtgttaaatttggtgttatcgctctcacactccctcatactggtcactggaagttcaacatggcacctcatggcaaagaactctctgaggatctgaaaaaaataagtgttgctctacataaagatggcctagcctataagaagattgccaagaccaaactgaaactgagctgccgcacggtggccaagaccatacagcaatttaacaggacaggttccactcagaacaggcctcgccatggttgaccaaagaagatAAGtacacatgctcagcgtcatatccagaggttgtctttgggaaatagacgtatgagtgctgccagcattgctgcagaggttgaaggggtggggggtcagcctgtcagtgctcagaccatacgccgcacactgcatcaaattggtctgcatggctgttgtcccagaaggaagcctcttctaaagatgatgcacaagaaagcccgcaaacagtttgccgaagacaagcagactaaggacatggattactggcaCTATGTCCTAGaatctgatgagaccaagataaacttatttggttcagatggtgtgaAGCATTTGTGgaggcaaccaggtgaggagtacaaagacaagtgtcttgcctacagtcaagcatggtggtgggagtgtcattgTCTGGGGCtacatgagtgctgccggcactggggagctacagttcattgagggaaccatgaatgccaacatgtactgtaatgtccaatttggacattttcacttaggggtgtactcacttttttttgctagcggtttagacatgaatggctctgtgttgttatttttatgGGACAGCaaatacactcactactttacattgtagcaaagtgtcatttcttcagtgttgtcacattaaaagatatAATTCAATATTTACGAAAATGtgatgggtgtactcacttttgtgagatactgtacacgtgtgtgtgtgtgtgtgtgtatgtatgcatttgCATGCCTGCATGCATGTTTACCGTGTGTTTtgaaacactgtgtgtgtgtgtgtgtgtgtgtgtgtgtgtgttttctttacacCTCTGCATTTTGCAGGCGCGTGGGTTTTGACGCCTTTCTTTGCTCCGCAGATGACAGTGGACGGCCGCACCATCAGCCTCAACCTGTGGGACACCGCGGGGCAAGAGGAGTACGACCGTCTCCGCACCCTCTCCTACCCCCAGACCAACGTCTTCATCATCTGCTTCTCCATCGGGAGTCCCTCGTCGCACGCCAACGTCCGCCACAAGTGGCACCCGGAGGTGTCCCACCACTGCCCCAGCGTGCCCATACTGCTGGTGGGGACCAAGAGTGACCTGAGGGCCGACGGCGAGACGGTGAAGAAGCTGAAAGAGCAGGGCCtggctcccaccaccatgcagCAGGGCAACAGCCTGGCCAAGCAGATCGGCGCCGTGAAGTACATGGAGTGTTCTGCTCTGACGCAGGAGAAGGTCCGGGAGGTGTTCGCCGAGGCTGTACGGGCAGTGTTGTATCCTGTTACCAAGAAGAAGAACAACAACAAGTGTGTCCTATTGTAATGGAATATCAGGGATACCGGGACTTTggaaggaggtggggggggggggtcgtggCGAGGGTGGGTTGGGTGAGTGGAGGcgggggcagagagagggacaggctATTTGTTGGAGGAGATGAACTCGGTCAACTGATCCCTGGGAAAACTCTTGATTCAGCTttattctctcctctccttccaagTACCTTTTACATAGAAATCTGGACCCGAAACAAGTTCCGCTGTTACGTCGTTCTGTTCTGCCCCTCTAATCTGGCGAGGATCTacacctgggacaccaggtggtgCCATTATTGATCAGTTTGAAATGAGAAGCTGTGGTAGTCCTGACCTGTCTGGTAAGAGTTCAACACCCTGGCCCTAGTCTCCTCCGAGAGTCGATTCCTCCTCTGTCATCACCAAAGTGACTCTTAACAACTGACAAGCAGGGGAGGGGATGGACGCTCGTCTTTTAGTTCACTCAACCTTGTGTGCTACCACTTGATTTATTATGATATTACTTGATTTTTGCTATGTTAGATTGATGCTTCTGCCTGAATaatcatgttttgtttggtcATCTCTTTGCCTGAAAGCCAGAACTTTATACCATGTTATTTCATGCTTAAAAGGAGACAAACTTCCTGAATAAGAATATTGCCCCCAGACTGGTCTCAGTAATTTCCGTCCCAaagtaaataatgtaataccATGTCAACCAGTACTAGTGGAATGAGCGGCAACCTTTTCAAAAGAGGTGAATTTAATTTCAGTCTGGCTTTTCACTCCCCCGTTCAGATACCAGCCGTTGAATCAGCTCCTGTGAGCTCCTCTCCATTTTACTTGTTAATGTTAGACTATGGGTAGCTACATTGGCTTACGCTGAGAGGATTGTGATATTTAGAAAGCTAGTTTCTAGGGCAAGGGAGAGTGATGTTTCAACGTTATGAAGGGAACCCCAAATGTACACCGTTTTCTGGTTGGACATTAAACGCAAGGTATTTGACAGTTTTCCAAGCCTCAAGTTGCCTTTTAAGACATTCCTCTAAGCATGATGATGGATCCTAAATATTCACAGTGACTTAACCTGATATAACTGGAGACTTGAGCTGTGTGTAGAATCATCATTACCTCACTGTCACTCCAGTCAGGCATTCAGGCCTTTGAAGTACTGTTGATACTGTATCTGGACACAGCTCCTAAGTGTTTGACGTCTTGGAACTATGCAGTGCTCTGCTTTTAGGCTAGCTGTTTCCAGGTTACCTACTTAAAACATATCATAGCCTGTTCTAAGCATGATGCAATAGCCAAAGAGACAGGGTTGTGTGCTTACACAAAAGAATGGAATCGATTGGTTGGATGTATGTGAGTTTGTACGACTGATGCTGACAAATGATGGAATGGAAATAGCAGATTGTTGGTTACAGTTATTTATACCATTTACAATTTGTGCTTTATTGTAcaatatttgatatattttttaaagtttaTTGTACCTACCTTGTTGATTATGTGCTTTACATGCCAATAATTATTGAATTTAAAATCTGTTCAGCAGCCGTCTTATTTGCCAAGCTAGCCACGCAGGTTAGCTCAGTGTTTGATATTCTCAGAATCAAAGCTTTAAATCAAGCCAAAGCTCCTAATCATTCATCTTTATTTGGACTTTTTTGTTAGAATATCTGCCTTATCAGCCTGTACAGGGACATATGTGGGCCTGTAACTGAGGCcagggtgtgggtgggtgggtgtgttttcAACTAGTGTCTAGTCCTCAGCGTTTCCCACTAGAAAGTGGTTTAGCCACAACGTGTGTAATGCTGGTAAACTGAGACTGGGGTTGGTTCACACTGTCATAACTGACACAAAACAGCTGTAACAGGAAATACTGCAAAGATTCAAATAGCTTTGCATGGTTTACTTAGTTCGTTGTAGATGGTATGCATGATTTTGCTTTAAAACCTGGGTGCTACGTCCTGGAAATTGATAGGGTAACTTACAGAAAACGTGTAGATTGTCAGGCTAGCCTTCTGAAGCCTGTTTGATATGAAGAATCTAGATTTAGTCTCAAATGATGACCTGGGCAATGGGTGCTTTTTCAGAGGGTACCAGATGGGCAAGAAACCACATCCATTcctatttttaaaataactttttaaatatttttatttgggagggggggggggggcagctggCAGTTTTAATATGAAATAAACCGTGACCACttgggatgggggggggttCTCTCAGGGAGAGATGAAAAGGATGGCAATGTCCTGTCAGTCCATCTCTCAAGCTGCGGAGATTCTACTTTTTGTTTCTGTCGAGAAACCTGACGTGGAGATTTGAGAGTCCTTCAGGGCGTCTTTTTTTCTGAGGCGGTAGCAGACGTGTCAGTTTGACAGATTGCCGGGACTGTTGATGGGTGTGTTGTGATGTGGGTTTGAACGTAAGAGAATGAAAGCGTTTCTGTCAGTGCAAGTCCTCTGGGTAGCTTGTTTTGCAACCCTGACCTGATTTCACACTGAGCGTGCCTGTCAAATTGGAGCGCACCTGTGGCCTCTTCATCTGTCTTACAGCTGTTTGTGCTCCATTGGCTGTGGAGTTTGTCCTGCGATGCGTCTGTGCACCGCAGtgggtgtgttctgtgtgttacCAATGGGGTGTACTGTGGCAAATGTATGTGGTACTCAATTTATAGTACACTGACAACTTGATTTGTtttgtagaaaatgtaattatataaatatatatattataataataaaagcatTTGTATAAATGAACTTACATGGAGAAGATTTTAAATGATGCTAAATAAAAGTGGTTGTAGTTGAATGCTGAGAGTGTTTCCTGTGTGTTGTTTCCTCTGCTGCTCCTGATGGGGAGGTTGTGGGTGTGAGGTTGGTGAACTTGCAGATTGAAGGCCCGTAAGGTTcttcataatgtgactcattgACTAAGCAGACGAAATGGGGCAGCACTAAATCATATACAGTCACAACCAATATAATCAGCATCTCTGAAAAAGAGGCGCAATGAATGAACACAGCTAATGACCTAAATTATTAATTTAGTTTTCCAACATGCGGATTATGCTAATTGCACTTCATTAATGATTTGGGGGTATCAAGCAAAATTACTAATTTCTCTAATATTTTTTCCAGAATGTCAATGATTCAGTCTGTATTTTACAGCTGGTAAGAGGTTTATTTCTCAGTATGCATCCTTCTGTCAGCACCAAGCAAGAAACACAGTAAGTCCTATATCAGGCAGGTTTATCACTGTTCCTTCagatttaaacatattttacccTGGATTGTTTAAGTACTAATGATTTATTGCAGTGAATTTATAAAAATCCTTAAGGGTTCCAACAATTTTGGCCCTTTTCTTTTTGAGAGAAGGGCTATTAGTAAACAATGATAAAAACTGCACATATTTGTTAGCATAAGATGTGACATTgcctgtgttgtttattttatccTGCTTTTTTCCCTCAATGAAGGGTGACATTATTTTTGGAGGTGACTGTAAACTTGGCAAAGATCACGTCTCTAAATACCTGAATTTAGCTCTATATGCTGTATGTATGCTACTCCAGGCATATTTCAATGACATCTCTTCTAGACCACTGCATTTACTTTGTGTAATTTAGATTGAGAACCTAACAATTCCTTAACCCAAGGTGGCGACAAAGCCCTATTTTTTCAGTCTAAAGCGCCACACTGTGACACAACCTTCTACATTTACAGGTACCGAATGGCCCACTCTGCCCTTTGTAGTGCACTATTCTTGATTACATAACGAAAAGGGTGCCTGATCAAAAGTAACAGGCTACACAGGATTATAGAGCGACATTTGGAACACATCCAGAGTTGTTTCATCTTTGTCCCTTCTCTACACTCTGTCATCCTTCAAGTTGGCAGACGCCTACATATTCCATCCGTTGCTCCAACTCAGGAAAGTCAATGTGTTGCTAACTCAGAGAAATGGCTGTGACCTTTGTGGGCTCTAACTACATGATAGATGTATTGAACT
The window above is part of the Esox lucius isolate fEsoLuc1 chromosome 4, fEsoLuc1.pri, whole genome shotgun sequence genome. Proteins encoded here:
- the LOC106024266 gene encoding rho-related GTP-binding protein RhoG, whose product is MQTIKCVVVGDGAVGKTCLLISYTTNAFPEEYIPTVFDNYSAQMTVDGRTISLNLWDTAGQEEYDRLRTLSYPQTNVFIICFSIGSPSSHANVRHKWHPEVSHHCPSVPILLVGTKSDLRADGETVKKLKEQGLAPTTMQQGNSLAKQIGAVKYMECSALTQEKVREVFAEAVRAVLYPVTKKKNNNKCVLL